In the Streptomyces cinnamoneus genome, GGAGCGGGCCACCCGTCGGCCGGCGTTGATCTGGGTGTAGGTCGTGCGCGGCAGCGACACGCCCGCCGCCTGCCAGGCGGCCTGCGTCAGCCCCGAGCAGTCGAAGGCGGACGGCCCGGTCGCCCCCCACACGTAGGGCTTGCCGATCGCCGAGTAGGCGTAGGCCACCGCCTGGGCGGCGCGTGAGGAGGGGGCCGGGACCGCGGCCTGCACGGAGTCGACCGCCGCGTGTGCCGTGTCCGCGACGTGCGCGACGGGGGCGGCGCCCGTGTCGCCGCCCTCGACGGCCGCCCGCTCCTCGGAGGGCAGCTTCTCCAGGAGGCGCCTGGCCTCCTCGAGCCGCGTCTCGATGATGTGCTTGTGCGCGGCGAGCGCGGCCTGCTCGCCCTTGAGCTCGGCCAGGCGGGCGTCGGCGGTCGTGCGCACCCGCCGTACGTCCCGCAGTTCGTCGCGCACCCGGGCGACGGCGATGGCCTGCCGGTCGCCCGCGCGGTCGGCCAGCGAGGCGTCGCGCAGGAAGCGGTCGGGCGAGTCGGACAGCAGCAGCCGGACGCCGACGGGGACGCCGCCGGAGCGGTACTGGGCGGTGGC is a window encoding:
- a CDS encoding C40 family peptidase, which translates into the protein MASHRKPKQNPFTGSTAARTAVTLALAGAATATALDGTGHAAPAPTPTQLKAQVARYYQEAEVATDRYNGVKERADRARAALDRLTDEAARKTERLNAARNALGSYATAQYRSGGVPVGVRLLLSDSPDRFLRDASLADRAGDRQAIAVARVRDELRDVRRVRTTADARLAELKGEQAALAAHKHIIETRLEEARRLLEKLPSEERAAVEGGDTGAAPVAHVADTAHAAVDSVQAAVPAPSSRAAQAVAYAYSAIGKPYVWGATGPSAFDCSGLTQAAWQAAGVSLPRTTYTQINAGRRVARSQLAPGDLVFFYSGISHVGLYVGHGQMIHAPHPGAPVRVAPISEMPFAGASRPV